In Streptomyces erythrochromogenes, the DNA window ATGGCGGCGTATCGTCCGGTACCCCCGCGGACTGGAACGGAAGGCATTCCCCGCGTGAATCCATCACAGCAGCCACGCCCTGCCCGGCTCGCCGTCGGCGTCGTCGGGGCGGGCCGGGTCGGCCCGGCGCTGGCCCGTGCGCTCCAGCAGGCGGGCCACCGTCCCGTCGCCGTGTCGGGCGTCTCCGACACCTCCGTGCGCCGCGCCGCGCGGATGCTGCCCAACGTGCCGCTGGTGCCGCCCGCGCAGGTGCTGGAACTGTCCGACCTGGTCCTGCTGACCGTCCCCGACGACGCCCTGCCGGCGCTCGTGGAGGGGCTCGCGGAGACCGGGGCGGTCCGGCCCGGCCAGCTCCTCGTGCACACCTCGGGCCGGTACGGGACGGCCGTGCTCGACCCGGCGCGCCGGGCGGGCGCCCTGCCGCTGGCCCTGCACCCCGCGATGACCTTCACCGGCACCGAGGTCGACGTGCAGCGGCTGGCCGGCTGCTCCTTCGGCGTCACCGCCCCCGACGAGCTGCGGCTGGCCGCCGAGGCCCTGGTCATCGAGATGGGCGGGGAGCCCGAGTGGATCGCCGAGGAGAACCGCGCGCTCTACCACGCGGCACTCGCCCTGGGTGCGAACCACCTGGTCACGCTGGTCGCCCAGTCGCTGGAGCTGCTGCGCAAGGCCGGGGTCGCGCACCCCGACCGGATGCTCGGCCCGCTGCTCGGCGCGGCCCTCGACAACGCCCTGCGCTCCGGGGACGCCGCCCTGACCGGGCCGGTGGCCCGCGGCGACGCGGGGACGGTCGCCGCGCACGTCGCGGAGCTGCGCCGGCACGCGCCGGGCGCTGTCGCCGGGTACCTGGCCATGGCCCGCACCACCGCCGACCGGGCCCTCGCGCACGGTCTGCTCAAGCCCGAACTCGCCGAGGACCTGCTCGGCGTACTCGCCGACACGGACCCTGACGGGGGCGATCAGTGACCGAGCTGCTGCTGCACACCGCCGATGAGCTGCACAAGCTGCCGCGCACCGGACGGCGGGCCGTGGTGATGACCATGGGCGCCCTCCACGAGGGCCACGCCACCTTGATCCGTACCGCCCGCGAACAGGCCGGGCCCGAGGGCCAGGTCGTCGTCACCGTCTTCGTCAACCCGCTGCAGTTCGGGGCGGGTGAGGACCTCGACCGCTACCCCCGCACCCTCGACGCGGACCTCTCGATCGCCGAAGAGGCGGGCGCCGACGCGGTGTTCGCCCCCGCCGTCGACGAGGTCTACCCGGGCGGGGACCCGCAGGTGCGCGTCAGCGCCGGCCCGATGGGCGAGCGCCTCGAAGGGGCCACCCGTCCCGGCCACTTCGACGGGATGCTGACCGTCGTCGCCAAGCTGCTCCACCTGACCCGCCCCGACCTGGCCCTCTTCGGCCAGAAGGACGCGCAGCAACTGGCCCTGATCCGGAGGATGGTGACCGACCTGAACTTCCCCGTGGAGGTGGTCGGCGTGCCGACCGTCCGCGAGGAGGACGGCCTGGCCCTGTCGTCCCGCAACCGCTACCTCTCCCCCGCGGACCGGCAGACCGCCCTGGCGCTGTCCCGCGCCCTGTTCGCCGGACGCGACCGGCTCGCCGCGCAGGCGGCGCTGCGGGCCCGCGCCGAGGCCGCCCCGGCCACCGACGAGCGGGCCACCGCGCTGGCCAGGCTGGGCGAGATCCGCGCCTCGGCCGACGCGCACGCCGTCTCGGCGGCCTGCGCGGGCCTGCCGGACGCGGTCCGGGCCGCGGCGGCCCACGTGCTGGACGACGCGGCCCGCTCGGAGCCGCCGCTCGTGCTGGACTACCTGGCGCTGGTGGACCCGAAGGACTTCACCGAGGCCGGTCCCGACTTCACCGGGCAGGCCGTGCTGGCCGTCGCCGCGAAGGTGGGCACGACCCGGCTGATCGACAACATCCCATTGGAATTCGGAGCACACTCGTGAGCACCCCTGGCAGAGGCCCGGCCGGCAGCACCGGCATACGGCTGCACGCGCCGGCGCCCGGCTGGTCCCTCGACGCCGACGTCGTGGTCGTCGGCTCCGGTGTGGCGGGTCTGACCGCCGCTCTGCGCTGCGCGGCCGCGGGCCGCCGTACCGTCGTGGTCACCAAGGCCCGGCTCGACGACGGCTCCACCCGCTGGGCGCAGGGCGGCATCGCCGCGGCGCTCGGCGAGGGCGACAGCCCCGAGCAGCACCTCGACGACACCCTGGTGGCGGGCGCCGGCCTGTGCGACGAGGAGGCCGTACGGCTGCTCGTCACCGAGGGCCCGGACGCGGTGCGGCGGCTGATCGACACCGGCGCGGTCTTCGACACCTCCACCGAGACCGGGGAGATAGAGCTGACCCGGGAGGGCGGGCACCACCGCCGGCGGATCGCGCACGCGGGCGGCGACGCCACCGGCGCCGAGATCTCGCGGGCACTGGTCGAGGCCGTGCACGCCGCGGGCATCGAGACCGTGGAGAACGCTCTCGTCCTCGACCTCCTGCAGGACGCGCAGGGCCGTACGGCCGGTGTCACCCTGCACGTCATGGGCGAGGGCCAGCACGACGGCGTCGGCGCCGTCCACGCCCCGGCCGTGATCCTCGCGACCGGCGGCATGGGCCAGGTCTTCTCCGCCACGACCAACCCGTCGGTGTCCACCGGCGACGGCGTGGCGCTCGCGCTGCGCGCCGGGGCCGAGGTCTCCGACCTGGAGTTCGTGCAGTTCCACCCGACGGTGCTGTTCCTCGGGCCGGACGCCGAGGGGCAGCAGCCGCTGGTGTCGGAGGCGGTGCGGGGCGAGGGCGCACACCTCGTCGACGGGG includes these proteins:
- the panC gene encoding pantoate--beta-alanine ligase, which codes for MTELLLHTADELHKLPRTGRRAVVMTMGALHEGHATLIRTAREQAGPEGQVVVTVFVNPLQFGAGEDLDRYPRTLDADLSIAEEAGADAVFAPAVDEVYPGGDPQVRVSAGPMGERLEGATRPGHFDGMLTVVAKLLHLTRPDLALFGQKDAQQLALIRRMVTDLNFPVEVVGVPTVREEDGLALSSRNRYLSPADRQTALALSRALFAGRDRLAAQAALRARAEAAPATDERATALARLGEIRASADAHAVSAACAGLPDAVRAAAAHVLDDAARSEPPLVLDYLALVDPKDFTEAGPDFTGQAVLAVAAKVGTTRLIDNIPLEFGAHS
- a CDS encoding Rossmann-like and DUF2520 domain-containing protein produces the protein MAAYRPVPPRTGTEGIPRVNPSQQPRPARLAVGVVGAGRVGPALARALQQAGHRPVAVSGVSDTSVRRAARMLPNVPLVPPAQVLELSDLVLLTVPDDALPALVEGLAETGAVRPGQLLVHTSGRYGTAVLDPARRAGALPLALHPAMTFTGTEVDVQRLAGCSFGVTAPDELRLAAEALVIEMGGEPEWIAEENRALYHAALALGANHLVTLVAQSLELLRKAGVAHPDRMLGPLLGAALDNALRSGDAALTGPVARGDAGTVAAHVAELRRHAPGAVAGYLAMARTTADRALAHGLLKPELAEDLLGVLADTDPDGGDQ